The genomic segment GTGGCTCTGGGTCTGCTCCTGGGGGCAGCTCTGAGACGGGTCGTGGGCGCACAGCGAGTTCCTGGTGCCCTTCTCCACCTTCTCGTACTCCACCCGGCAGTTGAACAGCTTGGTCTCCAGGgccgtctgctgctgctgctgctgctgctgctgctgctggtggtgctggttctgctggttgtgctggttctgctggttgtgctggttctgctggtactgctgatgctgctgcaccTGGAACTCCACAGCCCTGGTGGGAGGAACCAGACCCACGGACACGTTGCCCTGACCGGTGGAGTTGTGGCGGAAGTAGACGCTGAAGGTCCCGTTGCCGTGATCCACGATCTTGCCGGTGATGAGGAGGTTGAGCTTCACCGTCTTGATGTTGGAGTGGAAGTCGCCCCAGCCGAACATCTTCTTGAACTTGCCGGTCTTGACGATGGGCCTCCTCTTCGTCCTGGGCCGAGGGTCCCGGGGGTTGGAGGCGTTGTGGAGCCAGTTCCACTGCTCCTGTCTGGAGAAGGAGTCTCCGTAGCTCAGGTCCAGGGAGGTGAAGTTCTCCTTGTCGTAGAGCGTCTGGGAGAGCAGGCGGCTGATGGAGACGGCCTTGCTGCTTTCGCTCCAGTACGTCTTCGCTTTGGATTTCGAGCTTCCTCTTAAGTCCGAGCTTCCTGAACTCGGTGACCCGGCGCCGGTGACCTGAAggagcagagacacaaagaacCCAGTGAAAAGAGGGAACATTCAAACTGGAAAGAGCAACACTCTAAACCCGTATTTACAGACAATCACACGGATGGGACTCAATCTGAGGAGCATCTGTACATTTTATCTGGAGTTATGAGAGCACGAGGACGAGGATCTCTTTTCATTATCAAGATCCCTAggaaacaaattacattttggaAAAATGACTCTCGCAATGTAAAAGGAACTGAACCTGAAATCTCTAAAATCAAcaacatctttccaccaaggttcatggaaatccgttcagtGATTTTTGTGTAACCtctctaacaaacacacaaacaacgaAGAAACAAACCTCCTGGATGGAGATAAATATTCCAATGAGAGACACAAACCTCATACCTGCTTTAAACTAAACGTAGTTTGATTATCCAGGTTATTTAAACGTGGGTAAATCCGATAAAAAAAT from the Limanda limanda chromosome 11, fLimLim1.1, whole genome shotgun sequence genome contains:
- the LOC133014624 gene encoding neurexophilin-1-like encodes the protein MRGASPPGGMSSTCLWAAALLLSIISLVTGAGSPSSGSSDLRGSSKSKAKTYWSESSKAVSISRLLSQTLYDKENFTSLDLSYGDSFSRQEQWNWLHNASNPRDPRPRTKRRPIVKTGKFKKMFGWGDFHSNIKTVKLNLLITGKIVDHGNGTFSVYFRHNSTGQGNVSVGLVPPTRAVEFQVQQHQQYQQNQHNQQNQHNQQNQHHQQQQQQQQQQQTALETKLFNCRVEYEKVEKGTRNSLCAHDPSQSCPQEQTQSHVSWLCSKPFKVICIFINFYSTDYKLVQKVCPDYNYHSDTPYLPTG